GCCCGTACCGCTACCAAAGCCGAGGGCGCCCCCCACGAATATGGGCACATGGATATTGACGGTCGTCGTAGACGAGGACCCCAAATCCGTTGACGGGGCCGTCTGCCCAAAGGCCACGGCCGCGCAAACAGCTATAATCGCAAGAAATCGTTTCATGTCACATTACCAAGATAATGGCGAACGCAAGGCCAACAACCACGTTAAAAACAGAGTCCACCCTGGCCAAGATAAAGAAATTCTTTGATATTCTCCCTTCGCGGATAATCCGCGTCACCATGGCGTCGCTACAGAAAAGCGAAACCGCCGCCTTGCACGCGACAATCAGCGTTATCCACCAGACAAGGCCCGAGAAAAAGGAGAGAAGCACGACAGCAACAGAAATGGCTAACGAGAGCCCGAAATTGGAATAGCGGATCGATGCGCCCGAAGACTCGCTCTGCGCCATCAGGTGGCGGAATTCGTCCACTTTGTCGCAAATGGAGGCGTATGCGGTGATAGCCTGGGACATATTGTACCCCACCAGAATAACGGCAGCGACGATTGCGATTTTGATGACGATATCCATTTATTGCACCTGAATACACCCAATATAATTTTTTAGATGGCGGCAAATTACATCGGAGCATTAAAAATGCTACATTGTAGCCGAATGTTAGAAGACGACGAATTCGAAGGAGCCCAGGCAAAGCACACGTCAAAGCCATCCAGACGTGACCACCGGTCCCGTCGCATTGACGCTATGCGCGAATGGAACACCGGAGTCGTCGACGAGCGCCCGGTCAAGGAGCGTTTCAGCAGAGAATTCAAGAAACCCAAAATCAAGCGGATCAAGAATCCCATCGAAAACATCGGCGAAGAAAACTGCGAAAAGGGCCTCGTGGTGGAAGTCCACCGCCGCACCTGCGAAGTCCGCCTAGAAAACGACCCCTACACGGTCGTCACGGCCATGTACCGTGCGACAACGACCAAGGAACTGGGCGAATTCCCCACCGTCGGGGACCGCATCCTTTTGGGCCAGGTCAACGACGGCGAAGACGACGGTTCGGGAGTCGGCTCCCAGAAATACTGTGTCGTCCGCGTTTTCCCCCGCAAAAGCGAACTCCGCCGCCCCGGCCCGCGCGACAGCTTTTACAAGCAACAGACTCTCGCTGCAAACATTGACCAAGTCATCATCGTCGCAAGCGTCGTCCAACCCGAATTCAACTACGGATTTGCCGACAGGTTCCTGCTTGCCGCAAACCTGAACAACCTCCCCTTCGTCATGGTGCTGACCAAGATGGACCTGCTGGGGGACGCGCCGATGCCCGAAGCCATCCAGGACTTCATCAGCATCGTGGACAAGTTTATCCCGGTGAGCGTCAAGACCGGCGAAGGCCTCGACGATTTGCGCAAAGTCCTCGAAGGGAAATCCTCCGTTTTCAGCGGGCAGAGCGGAGTCGGCAAGTCGACACTCATCAACGCGCTCGTCCCAGATGCAGAACTCCGCACAGGTGACGTACGCGAACGCGACGGCAAGGGCCGCCACACAACTACATCGTCGAGCCTGCTGGATTTCCCCGGCGGAGGCTACGTCATCGACACCCCGGGCATACGCAGCATCGGCCTCATGGACATGGAAGCAGAGACCCTCGCAAAGATTTTCCCCGGATTTTTCGAAGGCGACCTTTTCACATGCAAGTACAGCAACTGCATGCACCTCAAGGAACCCGGATGCGCCGTAAAAGAAGCCGTCGAGAACGGGACACTCAGCCGCGCCCGCTACGAAAGCTACCTTAGAATTTTAAATTCAGGGAAATAGAAGATGCTCGCCGCCCTTTTCAAGATGACCCGCCCCAAGAACATCGTGATTGCCGTAATCACGCTTGTAGTTGGGTATGCTTTGCTAAAAAATTATCCGTCTATATTTAGCCTCGTATTGCAATCGCTCGGATTTGCATTCGCCATCGGGTTTGCAAACATCCAGAACGACATTTTGGACCTAGAAAGCGACAAGATGAACCGCCCCGAACGCCCGCTCGTGACCGGAAAGGTTTCGGTGAAGGCCGCTCGCAGGGCGTGGATTGTCTTGTTCGTCCTGATGCTCCTTTGCGGCGGCGGAGACAGCCTCATCCAAGCCTTCAGCGACAACGGGCTTTTCTTTTGGAAGCGTCCGACCGCAATATGCTACCTTTCTTTCCCGCTATGGTTTTTCCTGTTTCTCGGCTTACTCCTCATCGCCTACAATAAGTGGCTCAAGCATATTCCTCTTTTGAAAAACATGATAGTCGCCTTCCTGTGTACGACTCCCCTGCTTTTTGCCGTACAGCATTTTTTCCAGTTCAATACAAGTTGCGTCCATACAGAATTCCTTTGGGCGATCATCCCCGCGATTCCATTCGCATTCCTACTCACGACCGCTCGCGAAATCTACAAGGACCTGGAAGACGAAACGGGCGATTTGAAGGCGGGCATCATGACCTTCCCGCTTATCGCGGGCTCGGCGACGGCGCGGAAGCTTGCCGGCGCGATTATCGTTTTCACATGGATTTCGTTACCGATTCCGGTATTCTACATGGACAAGGTGTTCGGGCACAACTACCCACCGCTGTTCCTGATTATTACGGGCATAGCGCTCACACCGATATTTGCCTATGTGCTTGTGCAGGCGCACAAAGCACAATACAGAAAATCGCAATCCGCTGTGAAGATTGCGATGTTTGCCGGGCTCATCGCCCTTATTGTGTGCTGCTAGATTATTCAGCGAGTTTCATCCGGCCACAGTAGGCGCCACGGGCCGTGGGCTTACCCTGCAACTTGCGGCCCTTCAGGTCGAAGTCGCGAGCCATCTTGTATTGCTCGGCAGGCAGCCTCGTGCGAGCAAGCGCCGATTTATATTCGTTGAACCTTACAATCACGTATGCCTCTTCGACATCGCTGTAATTCTTGTTCCCTTTTACTTTGTAAAAGACCTTGTATTCACCCGATTTCCTGACAGTCGGGAGTTCCGATGAATATGTACCATTCACGCCCACCTTATAGAGCAACGTACCATTTTCAGCCTTTCCCTCCCAAACAAGCTGCATTTCCCGGTCCGGATCATAGAGTTCTTTGTTGGGAGTTGGCGCCACCAAGAGTTTCGCAGGAGCCTTCTTGATTTCTACAGTAAAGCTCTTCTCGCCTATGCCATAATAATTTTCGTCACCCTTTACTTGGTAATAAACCGTATATTCACCAGCATCCGTAGCCGCCGGGAGTACATTCATGTATTGGCCATTCTTTCCGAGTTTATAAAGAATCTTGCCATGTTCAACCCTGCCTGCAACAACAAGATCCTGCTCCTGGCCCGTATAGACAAGATTTTTGACAGGGGACGGTGCCGCCACGAGTTTTGACTCAAGCCTGTTAATTTTCACAGACAAGCTATCTACACCGAGATCTTCGTAATTCTCGTCGCCTTTCACCTTGTAATAAATCGTGTACACGCCCGCCTTTGTCGCCTTTGGCAGTTGTTCAGTAAATTTGCCCTCTTTATCTAGCTTGTACATAATTTTGCCATGCTCGGCATCGCCTGCCACAATGAGCGTCTGAGCCTTACCCGTATAGGCGAGATCTTTGATTGCGCTGGGAGCCGTCACAAGTTTTGCTGGTTGTTTGACAATAACAGCCCACTGCGCATAAAGCGTCACAATATCACCAGCGACATCTGTGAGGTTCTTGACAGAAGTTTTATCATCGTAAGCAAGCCCTGTACCATCAACTTCAGTATTCCACCCATCAAACACATAACCACTACGAGTAAACTTATTTTCCGTAAGAACAAAATATCTTCCATAAATTAAGCGTTGCCCATCCATAGAACCAGCGCCACCATTAGAATTGAACACCACATCGTAAGTCTCGAAAATAAAGAGCGTATCTGAAACACCATCGGGATATTCAATATCAGCAACCCTTATTGTACCGCAACTACCTTCACTGGTGCCAATAGTGCGCGACGTTTTATTAGATATTTTTGCGATTACCTTAGTCACACCATCCGTAATCAAGATATATCCAGCACTCCCCCTATAGCCACCACCAATAGCGCCTCCGCCATTACCGTTCTCGCTACCAACAGCAGTTACCGTACCACCACTGATTGTGATATTACCGACACTGCCCTGAAGACCCCCTCCAATACCCGCACTAGATGTACCAGCCTTAACAGAAACGATTCCGCCGCTAATCGTAATATCCTGGCAAGAAGCCGATTGACCGGAACCAATACCGGCAGACGTATAACGGCTCGATGCCGTAATAATGCCACTTTCGATTACGATATTGCCACAATCTATTTCTAGACCGCCACCAATT
The nucleotide sequence above comes from uncultured Fibrobacter sp.. Encoded proteins:
- a CDS encoding InlB B-repeat-containing protein, with translation MKLMNLPMAVATIALSAAATFAGNALDLSLVTSNTVVQDGDTLTDSLTGNFKISVADSATVTLNGAIIVGEDDEAYPWAGITCEGNCTIVLNGDNKVRGFYNSYPGIYVPSGSTLTIKGDGSLDVGSNGKGAGIGCGKDIDCGNIEIEGGSIVAKGAWQGAAIGGAPGGSVGNITISGGVIETRSDSSFAAGIGCGALATAGNISIVGGTVKAVGSHAAAGIGGIYCSIERVLISGDETHVEAVAGAQATYSIGIVDSYSENDIINHVFIAGVETGEITDNRLEYPFTETYTIHFDKNGGEGTMEDQSAFCKLQQVLTENAFTKNGSLFAGWNTEADGSGTHYVDMASVRNLAASEGEITLYAQWFGGNLAELKGDYRAHDGDTLTDSLAGYYKISIADGATVTLDSVIIEGVNNDAYKWAGISCEGNCTIVLMGANRVKGFYQSYPGIHVPINDTLTIKGTGSLDASGIAGAGIGGGLEIDCGNIVIESGIITASSRYTSAGIGSGQSASCQDITISGGIVSVKAGTSSAGIGGGLQGSVGNITISGGTVTAVGSENGNGGGAIGGGYRGSAGYILITDGVTKVIAKISNKTSRTIGTSEGSCGTIRVADIEYPDGVSDTLFIFETYDVVFNSNGGAGSMDGQRLIYGRYFVLTENKFTRSGYVFDGWNTEVDGTGLAYDDKTSVKNLTDVAGDIVTLYAQWAVIVKQPAKLVTAPSAIKDLAYTGKAQTLIVAGDAEHGKIMYKLDKEGKFTEQLPKATKAGVYTIYYKVKGDENYEDLGVDSLSVKINRLESKLVAAPSPVKNLVYTGQEQDLVVAGRVEHGKILYKLGKNGQYMNVLPAATDAGEYTVYYQVKGDENYYGIGEKSFTVEIKKAPAKLLVAPTPNKELYDPDREMQLVWEGKAENGTLLYKVGVNGTYSSELPTVRKSGEYKVFYKVKGNKNYSDVEEAYVIVRFNEYKSALARTRLPAEQYKMARDFDLKGRKLQGKPTARGAYCGRMKLAE
- the rsgA gene encoding ribosome small subunit-dependent GTPase A — its product is MLEDDEFEGAQAKHTSKPSRRDHRSRRIDAMREWNTGVVDERPVKERFSREFKKPKIKRIKNPIENIGEENCEKGLVVEVHRRTCEVRLENDPYTVVTAMYRATTTKELGEFPTVGDRILLGQVNDGEDDGSGVGSQKYCVVRVFPRKSELRRPGPRDSFYKQQTLAANIDQVIIVASVVQPEFNYGFADRFLLAANLNNLPFVMVLTKMDLLGDAPMPEAIQDFISIVDKFIPVSVKTGEGLDDLRKVLEGKSSVFSGQSGVGKSTLINALVPDAELRTGDVRERDGKGRHTTTSSSLLDFPGGGYVIDTPGIRSIGLMDMEAETLAKIFPGFFEGDLFTCKYSNCMHLKEPGCAVKEAVENGTLSRARYESYLRILNSGK
- a CDS encoding geranylgeranylglycerol-phosphate geranylgeranyltransferase, whose amino-acid sequence is MLAALFKMTRPKNIVIAVITLVVGYALLKNYPSIFSLVLQSLGFAFAIGFANIQNDILDLESDKMNRPERPLVTGKVSVKAARRAWIVLFVLMLLCGGGDSLIQAFSDNGLFFWKRPTAICYLSFPLWFFLFLGLLLIAYNKWLKHIPLLKNMIVAFLCTTPLLFAVQHFFQFNTSCVHTEFLWAIIPAIPFAFLLTTAREIYKDLEDETGDLKAGIMTFPLIAGSATARKLAGAIIVFTWISLPIPVFYMDKVFGHNYPPLFLIITGIALTPIFAYVLVQAHKAQYRKSQSAVKIAMFAGLIALIVCC